TTCGGGTCCCTATCAGGGAGCGCGACGGTGGCGGACGTTTTCAGCAGGCTGTTATACTCTCGTTTTCATGATTAGCTGAAGGACACGCGATGGCAATACCAGATCGACACGGGCGATTCGGACTCTATGGCGGGCGGTACGTCCCTGAGACCCTGATGCCGGCATTGCTGGAGCTCGAAGAGATGTATCAGCGTACGCGGCGCGACCGAACCTTTCAAACCGAGTTCAAACATTACTTAACAGAATATGTGGGACGGCCGACGCCGCTCTATTGTGCGCAGCGTCTGACAAAACGGCTGGGCGGGGCGAAGATTTATCTGAAGCGCGAGGATCTCTGTCACACCGGCGCGCACAAGATCAACAATGCGATCGGGCAGGCGCTTCTGGCGAAACGCATGAAGAAGCCCCGGCTCATCGCCGAGACCGGCGCGGGGCAACACGGTGTGGCGACGGCGACGGTCGCGGCCATGTTCGGTTTGGAATGCGAAATTTACATGGGCACGGAAGACATGCAGCGACAGGCGCTGAACGTGTTCCGGATGCGGCTGCTCGGCTCGAAGGTGACCGGCGTGGACGCCGGAAGCCGGACGTTGAAAGATGCCATCAGCGAAGCGATGCGGGATTGGACCACCAACGTGCGGACGACGCACTACGTGCTGGGCTCGGTCCTGGGCGCGCATCCCTATCCGATGATGATCCGGGATT
This is a stretch of genomic DNA from Nitrospira sp.. It encodes these proteins:
- the trpB gene encoding tryptophan synthase subunit beta, with the protein product MAIPDRHGRFGLYGGRYVPETLMPALLELEEMYQRTRRDRTFQTEFKHYLTEYVGRPTPLYCAQRLTKRLGGAKIYLKREDLCHTGAHKINNAIGQALLAKRMKKPRLIAETGAGQHGVATATVAAMFGLECEIYMGTEDMQRQALNVFRMRLLGSKVTGVDAGSRTLKDAISEAMRDWTTNVRTTHYVLGSVLGAHPYPMMIRDFQSVIGREARKQILATEGRLPDCLIACVGGGSNAMGLFHAFVGDKKVKMIGVEAGGLGVASGKHAARFAGGRPGVLQGTMTYLLQDENGQVNLTHSVSAGLDYAAVGPEHSYLKETNRAEYTSVTDDEALAAFDLLAREEGIMPALESAHAIAEVVKRAPKMKKTQILVANLSGRGDKDVQQVARIKGVTL